The genomic interval CACATCTACTTTGAAAAGGTCAAAATAACTCAGATAATCTTTGTGCTCCCAGTCTTTATAAACCAATTTACCACTTTCTTCCACTCTCAGAAAGCCCTGGGCATCTGCTGAAAGAAACCTAACCCTTTCTCTCAAAACAGGAATCAGCTCTTCTGGAAACTCCCCATACCACAGAGGATTAATGTGTACTATCTCGGTGGATACAACGTCGAGATCCTCCTTTGTAAAAGGATCTGCCTTTGCCACGAGGAAGCTTTCTCTTTCATCTGGAGAAGATCCATACACATTTTCTATACTGGTTGTCGAGCTACTATCGAGGAATTTCACCTGCACTCCTGACTCTTTCAAGAACGAAAACAAAGGAATATCTTCTTCTGCACACTTTGTAACAATGAACGTTCTCACTCCAAAGAGGGCGGAGGTGATGGCGCCGTGAACCACTCCTCCACCCCCTACGACTTCTTTCTTTTCACCCACTACATTTATGTCCTTGGAAACATGCCCTATAAAGGTAATCATCGTTCAAACTCCTCCAGTCTCACAGGACGCTTTTCTTTCAAAGATTTCTTTGCCGCATAACCGAGTAGAAGAGCCATTTTACCGTCCTCACCACTCACCGCAGGTGGTTCATTTTCCGTTACGTTGTTAACAAACGTCTTCAGTTCTTCCAGATAGGATTCTTTGTACCTTTCCAGGAAGAAGTAAAGATACTTTGATCCGCGATCACCCTGTTCATCGGTGAGTACGACGGTGTTTTCTCTGACGTTGTCAACGGTGATCTTCCCCTTTGTTCCAAAGACCTCCAGCCTTTGATCGTAACCATAAACAGCCCTTCTGGAGTTGTCTATCACACCGAGAGCACCACTTTTGAAACGCAGGACGACCACAGCTGTGTCCACGTCCCCTGCTTTTCCTATCTCTTCCTCCACCAACACAGAACCACTGGCGTAGACTTCCTCAACTTCTTCACCCATTATGTACCGTGCCATATCGAAGTCGTGTATGGTCATGTCGAGGAATATTCCCCCCGAAATCCTCACGTACTCTATCGGAGGTGGCTCGGGATCTCGGCTCGTTATCTTCAAAATATGAGGCGTACCCACTTCTCCTTTTTCTACTGCCTCTTTCACTTTTCTGAAGTTCCTGTCGAATCTCCGGTTGAATCCAACAAAAAGAATCTTCCCCGCTTTTTTCATCGCCTCTATCATCTTGTTTACCTCGGCCAGATCTAGGGAAAGGGGTTTCTCACAGAACACATGCTTTCGCGCCCTGGCACATTCGAGGACAAGAAGTGCGTGCGTATCGGTACTGGAGCAGATCATCACCGCTTCCACTTCTGGATCATGTATAAGATCTTCTGGATCGGCAAAGACTTTTTTCACTTTCAGCTTCTCGGCTACTTCCTTTGCCCTTTCAATCCTTATATCGGACACCGCCACCAGTTCCACGTTTTCCAGGAGCTTTGTGTTTTCGGCGTGTATCGTTCCTATACGTCCCAGTCCGATTATCCCGAGCTTCACAATATCATCCCCACAGG from Thermotoga sp. carries:
- the iolG gene encoding inositol 2-dehydrogenase; this translates as MKLGIIGLGRIGTIHAENTKLLENVELVAVSDIRIERAKEVAEKLKVKKVFADPEDLIHDPEVEAVMICSSTDTHALLVLECARARKHVFCEKPLSLDLAEVNKMIEAMKKAGKILFVGFNRRFDRNFRKVKEAVEKGEVGTPHILKITSRDPEPPPIEYVRISGGIFLDMTIHDFDMARYIMGEEVEEVYASGSVLVEEEIGKAGDVDTAVVVLRFKSGALGVIDNSRRAVYGYDQRLEVFGTKGKITVDNVRENTVVLTDEQGDRGSKYLYFFLERYKESYLEELKTFVNNVTENEPPAVSGEDGKMALLLGYAAKKSLKEKRPVRLEEFER